A genomic segment from Oncorhynchus clarkii lewisi isolate Uvic-CL-2024 chromosome 14, UVic_Ocla_1.0, whole genome shotgun sequence encodes:
- the LOC139366256 gene encoding forkhead box protein O4-like, which yields MEGLTVHTIDPDFEPQSRPRSCTWPLPRPDISAVKPEGADGPESSAGTPPADDDKQEQQQIISEPEKVVVTEGGVVAGVGGATPRKGSSRRNAWGNQSYADLISQAIENSPEKRLTLAQIYDWMVKTVPYFKDKGDSNSSAGWKNSIRHNLSLHNKFLRVHNESTGKSSWWMLNPEGGKTGKAPRRRAASMDNSSKLLKSRMRAKQTKKAAAGLGGTTGGDGDGGADSPNSSQQFPKWGVNSGSPSSRGSLDEPDMWTSFRPRTSSNASTLSGRLSPIGPGQEDEDDLPEEGLLGYSTGNLPPTLTETLMEELDLIDGLTLMTEQQGGASPSTAPPAPPTPLPSASTLLPRGSGFPSFRQLQPSNISQAPNQTGGQSSGTQCGNNNNSKPLNYGNSLFNPMPSPGSRGTGLYGTHVPSSLEALLTSDSPPPSDFMMTQEDPLMPSPGVAGMMGMGGPMVGGRPKPNQLLLGKGLEPNTVASMRMQSQLQQQHSQLSLGMILSGMAQDSPQLSALKAQHAQLPGLGPHHGGGLSNIGGGLPGMGQFGTPSSFLPSQDRLPTDLDIEMFTENLDCDVDYIINSDLMDGEGIDFNFDPIVPGGQSYSGPATTQSAAHNWVPS from the exons ATGGAGGGTTTGACGGTACACACGATTGACCCAGATTTTGAGCCGCAAAGCAGACCTAGGTCGTGCACATGGCCGCTCCCCAGACCCGACATCTCAGCTGTCAAACCGGAGGGGGCGGACGGCCCTGAATCTTCTGCGGGAACCCCGCCCGCCGACGACGATAAGCAGGAGCAACAGCAAATCATATCCGAGCCTGAGAAAGTTGTGGTCACAGAGGGAGGAGTCGTAGCCGGAGTAGGTGGAGCCACACCCCGAAAGGGATCATCCCGGCGCAATGCATGGGGGAACCAGTCTTACGCGGACCTGATTAGTCAGGCTATTGAGAACTCTCCAGAGAAGCGTCTAACCTTGGCACAGATATATGACTGGATGGTGAAAACTGTGCCTTACTTCAAAGATAAAGGAGATAGCAACAGCTCAGCAGGGTGGAAG AATTCAATTCGCCACAACTTATCACTCCACAACAAGTTCCTGCGAGTTCACAATGAGTCCACAGGCAAGAGTTCTTGGTGGATGCTTAACCCAGAGGGGGGCAAGACTGGGAAAGCCCcccgtcgccgtgctgcctccatGGACAACAGCAGCAAACTGCTGAAAAGCCGGATGCGAGCCAAGCAGACCAAGAAGGCAGCAGCAGGCCTGGGCGGGACCACTGGGGGAGATGGCGACGGGGGCGCAGACAGTCCCAACTCCTCCCAGCAGTTCCCCAAATGGGGGGTAAACAGCGGCAGCCCCTCATCCCGTGGTAGCCTAGACGAACCTGACATGTGGACCAGCTTCCGCCCACGCACCAGCTCCAATGCCAGCACCCTGAGTGGCCGGCTGTCCCCCATCGGCCCTGGGCAGGAGGATGAGGATGACCTGCCTGAGGAAGGTCTACTGGGCTACTCCACGGGCAACCTGCCCCCCACCCTCACTGAGACACTAATGGAGGAGCTGGACCTGATCGATGGCCTGACACTGATGACCGAGCAGCAGGGAGGGGCTAGTCCCAGCACAGCCCCACCGgctccccccacccctctgccCTCTGCCTCAACACTGCTTCCCCGGGGCTCCGGGTTCCCCTCCTTCCGTCAGCTACAGCCATCCAACATCTCCCAGGCCCCCAACCAGACTGGGGGACAGTCCTCAGGCACACAATGTGGCAACAATAACAACTCCAAACCATTAAACTATGGTAACTCTCTCTTTAACCCCATGCCCAGCCCTGGCTCCCGTGGGACTGGTCTCTATGGCACTCATGTTCCCTCCAGCTTGGAGGCGTTGCTCACCTCGGACTCCCCGCCTCCCAGTGATTTCATGATGACCCAGGAGGACCCCCTTATGCCCAGTCCAGGTGTAGCGGGGATGATGGGCATGGGGGGGCCCATGGTGGGAGGGCGGCCCAAACCAAACCAGCTGTTGCTGGGGAAGGGTCTTGAGCCAAACACTGTGGCATCCATGAGGATGCAGTCCCAGCTCCAACAGCAGCACTCTCAGCTGAGCCTGGGCATGATCCTGTCAGGCATGGCCCAAGACTCTCCACAGCTCTCAGCCCTCAAAGCTCAGCATGCACAGCTGCCAGGTTTGGGGCCTCACCACGGAGGGGGCCTATCCAATATAGGAGGAGGTCTGCCAGGGATGGGCCAGTTCGGAACGCCGAGCTCCTTCCTACCAAGTCAAGACCGCTTGCCCACCGACTTGGACATTGAGATGTTCACAGAGAACTTGGACTGTGACGTGGACTACATCATCAACAGTGACCTCATGGATGGAGAGGGCATTGATTTCAACTTTGACCCCATAGTGCCAGGTGGGCAAAGCTACTCTGGCCCTGCAACTACGCAGAGCGCCGCCCACAACTGGGTACCCAGCTAA